Within Oribacterium sp. oral taxon 102, the genomic segment TATGAACCCGAACGACCATCCGCACGGAGGCGGAGAGGGACGCGCCCCGATCGGACGTTCCGGACCTTCTACTCCTTGGGGCAAGCCGGCTCTTGGTCTGAAGACCAGAAACAAGAAGAAGGCTTCCAACAAGCTTATCGTGAGAAGACGCGATGGTAAGGCCATCAAATAATTGAGGAGGAGAAAGAAATATGGCACGTTCAGTTAAAAAGGGACCATTTGCAGATCAGAGCCTCCTGAAGGCAGTGGACGCGATGAATGCACAGGGCAGCAAGGCTGTGATCAAGACCTGGTCTCGCCGCTCTACGATCTTCCCGTCGTTTGTAGGCCACACGATCGCCGTACATGACGGAAGAAAGCACGTTCCTGTATATATCACAGAGGATATGGTCGGACACAAGCTCGGCGAGTTCGTTGCCACGAGGACATTCCGTGGCCACAAGGACAACGAGCGTAAGGGATAATCGCATTTGAAAGGAGGACATTTTAATGTCAAAGGGTCATAGATCTCAGATTAAGAGAGAGAGAAATGCAAACGTAGACAGAAGACCTTCCGCGAAGCTTTCTTATGCGAGAGTTTCTGTTCAGAAGGCTTGCTTCGTTCTGGATGCCATCAGAGGCAAGAATCTGGAAGAAGCGCTTGGTATCGTAACCTACAACCCCAGATATGCTTCCACGCTTGTAAAGAAGCTTCTCGAATCTGCGGCTGCCAATGCGGAGAATAACAACAATATGGATCGTTCCGGCCTCTATGTGGCAGAGTGCTATGCGAATGCGGCTCCTACCATGAAGAGAATTCATCCCAGAGCGCAGGGCAGAGCTTACCGCATCGAGAAGAGAAGCTCCCATATCACCGTTGTTTTGGATGAGAGAAAGTAAGGAGGCATTGAATGGGACAGAAAGTTAATCCGCATGGCATGAGAGTCGGCGTCATTAAAGACTGGAGCTCCAAGTGGTATGCCGATAAGAAGACTTTTGGAGATACCCTCGTTGAGGATCACAACATCAGAAAATACCTCAAGAAGAGGCTTTATTCCGCTAACGTTTCCAAGATCGAGCTCGAGAGAGCGGCGAACGACAAGGTTCGCGTCATCATATACACCGCGAAGCCGGGCTTTGTCATCGGCAAGGGCGGCGCGGAGATCGAGAAGGTAAGGAAGGAAGTGCAGAAGCTTACCTCCAAGAACGTTTTCATTGACATTAAGGAGATCAAGAGACCGGATCGCGACGCGCAGCTCGTTGCAGAGTCCATTGCGCAGTCTCTTGAGAACCGTACATCCTTCCGCCGTGCATTAAAGCAGGCAATGCAGAGGACGATGAAGTCCGGTGCGCTCGGCATCAAGGCGGCAGTGGGCGGACGTCTCGGCGGTGCGGATATCGCGAGACGCGAGTTCTACAGTGAGGGTACAATTCCTCTCCAGACCTTGAGGGCAGATATCGACTACGGCTTCGCTGAGGCAGATACAACCTACGGCAAGCTCGGCGTGAAGGTTTGGATTTACAAGGGAGAGGTACTTCCTGCCAAGAAAAATAAGGAAGGGAGCGAGAAATAACTATGTTAATGCCAAAGAGAACGAAGTTCCGTAAGCAGATGCGTGGAAGAATGACCGGCAAGGCGACGAGAGGCAACAGAGTCTCTCACGGCGAGTTCGGTATCGTAGCGATGGAGCCATGCTGGATCCGTTCCAATCAGATCGAGGCAGCCAGAGTTGCGCTCACCAGATATATCAAGCGTGGCGGTCAGGTATGGATCGATATCTTCCCGGACAAGCCGATTTCTGCGAAGCCGCTCGGCGTCAGAATGGGATCCGGAAAGGGCGCCGTAGAATACTGGGTAGCTGTAGTGAAGCCAGGCAGAGTTCTGTTCGAGATCGCTGGCGTGTCCGAGGAGCAGGCAAGAGAGGCACTGAGACTTGCATCTCACAAGCTTCCGTGCAACTGCAAGGTCGTTGCAAAGGCTGATCTGGAAGGCGGTGACAACTAATGAAGAAGAATACCTATTTAGAGGAGCTTAAGGCAAAGACTGCTGAGCAGCTCAATGAGGAGCTGGTCTCTGCGAAGAAGGAGCTTTTCAATCTGAGATTCCAGAATGCGACCAATCAGTTGGACAATACCGCCAGGATCACCGAGGTTCGCAAGAACATCGCCCGGATTCAGACAGTTATCACTGAGAAGAAGAACGCGTGAGGGGGGAGAGCGAAATAATGGAGAGAAATCTTAGAAAGACCCGTATCGGTAAGGTCGTAAGTGCAAAGATGGATAAGACCATCGTAATCGCTATCGAAGATCACGTGAAGCACCCGCTGATTGGTAAGATTGTGAAGCGTACCGTGAAGATTTACGCACACGATGAGAACAATGAGGCTGGAGAGGGCGACACCGTCAAGGTG encodes:
- the rpsQ gene encoding 30S ribosomal protein S17 — protein: MERNLRKTRIGKVVSAKMDKTIVIAIEDHVKHPLIGKIVKRTVKIYAHDENNEAGEGDTVKVMATRPLSKTKRWRLVQVIEKAR
- the rplP gene encoding 50S ribosomal protein L16 encodes the protein MLMPKRTKFRKQMRGRMTGKATRGNRVSHGEFGIVAMEPCWIRSNQIEAARVALTRYIKRGGQVWIDIFPDKPISAKPLGVRMGSGKGAVEYWVAVVKPGRVLFEIAGVSEEQAREALRLASHKLPCNCKVVAKADLEGGDN
- the rpmC gene encoding 50S ribosomal protein L29, which codes for MKKNTYLEELKAKTAEQLNEELVSAKKELFNLRFQNATNQLDNTARITEVRKNIARIQTVITEKKNA
- the rpsC gene encoding 30S ribosomal protein S3, translating into MGQKVNPHGMRVGVIKDWSSKWYADKKTFGDTLVEDHNIRKYLKKRLYSANVSKIELERAANDKVRVIIYTAKPGFVIGKGGAEIEKVRKEVQKLTSKNVFIDIKEIKRPDRDAQLVAESIAQSLENRTSFRRALKQAMQRTMKSGALGIKAAVGGRLGGADIARREFYSEGTIPLQTLRADIDYGFAEADTTYGKLGVKVWIYKGEVLPAKKNKEGSEK
- the rpsS gene encoding 30S ribosomal protein S19, with the translated sequence MARSVKKGPFADQSLLKAVDAMNAQGSKAVIKTWSRRSTIFPSFVGHTIAVHDGRKHVPVYITEDMVGHKLGEFVATRTFRGHKDNERKG
- the rplV gene encoding 50S ribosomal protein L22, producing MSKGHRSQIKRERNANVDRRPSAKLSYARVSVQKACFVLDAIRGKNLEEALGIVTYNPRYASTLVKKLLESAAANAENNNNMDRSGLYVAECYANAAPTMKRIHPRAQGRAYRIEKRSSHITVVLDERK